A single window of Synechococcus sp. CBW1004 DNA harbors:
- a CDS encoding TIGR04283 family arsenosugar biosynthesis glycosyltransferase, which produces MTAPPLSVVIPVRNEAARLPLLLADLAAAPASLLREIWVVDGGSVDGSAGLARLAGAWVLSSIAGRGEQLRRGVAVCEGPWLLLLHADARLPTDWPAEIQRAIHAGEQTAWTFPLAIEAAGPALQLVGALSTLRSRWRSLPYGDQGLLLSRTLYERSGGLMPLPLMEDLEFIQRLRRLAPIRLLQGPLRVDGRRWRRLGVWRTTWRNALLRRAWRRGVDPSLLARRYYGEPGG; this is translated from the coding sequence GTGACTGCTCCTCCCCTGTCGGTCGTGATCCCGGTCCGCAACGAAGCGGCCCGGCTGCCGCTGCTGCTGGCGGATCTGGCGGCCGCCCCCGCCTCCCTGCTGCGCGAGATCTGGGTGGTGGACGGCGGCAGCGTGGATGGCAGCGCAGGGCTGGCGCGGCTGGCCGGGGCATGGGTGCTCTCCAGCATTGCCGGCCGAGGCGAGCAACTGCGGCGCGGCGTCGCCGTCTGTGAGGGACCCTGGCTGCTGCTGCTGCACGCCGACGCGCGCCTGCCCACCGACTGGCCGGCCGAGATCCAGCGGGCGATCCACGCCGGTGAACAGACGGCCTGGACCTTCCCGCTGGCGATCGAGGCGGCAGGGCCCGCCCTGCAGCTGGTGGGCGCCCTGAGCACCCTGCGCAGCCGCTGGCGGAGCCTGCCCTATGGCGATCAGGGTCTGCTGCTCAGCCGCACCCTCTACGAACGCAGCGGCGGCCTGATGCCCCTGCCGCTGATGGAGGACCTGGAGTTCATCCAGCGCCTGCGCCGACTGGCCCCGATCCGGCTGCTGCAGGGGCCGCTGCGGGTCGATGGCAGGCGCTGGCGGCGTCTGGGGGTGTGGCGCACCACCTGGCGCAACGCCCTGCTGCGGCGTGCCTGGAGGCGTGGCGTCGATCCGTCACTGCTGGCGCGGCGCTACTACGGCGAGCCCGGAGGCTGA
- a CDS encoding TIGR04282 family arsenosugar biosynthesis glycosyltransferase, whose translation MARWPAPGRCKRRLAASCGSSERAAAIQGRLTSHTLLVAAAAVAARGVQLQVAVDGLAPGALRRWQRAMQRRSDWPPADRVAFGGQGGGNLGCRMQRQLRHGFAAGAERVVLIGTDLPGLECRDLTKALALLQAAPLVIGPATDGGYWLIGMNRAGFQRAGTRLMSGIAWGGAEVLAQTLTRAALLDLPPRLLRPQRDLDDHADLLAWWRAVGHPGAPVPGATWA comes from the coding sequence ATGGCCCGATGGCCAGCTCCCGGACGCTGCAAACGGCGCCTCGCCGCCAGCTGCGGCTCCTCGGAGCGGGCCGCGGCGATCCAGGGACGCCTCACCAGCCACACCCTGCTGGTGGCTGCCGCGGCGGTCGCCGCCCGAGGCGTCCAGCTCCAGGTCGCGGTGGATGGCCTCGCCCCCGGAGCCCTGCGCCGCTGGCAGCGGGCGATGCAGCGCCGGAGCGACTGGCCGCCGGCCGACAGGGTGGCGTTCGGCGGGCAGGGCGGCGGCAACCTGGGGTGCCGCATGCAGCGACAGCTGCGCCACGGCTTCGCCGCGGGCGCCGAGCGGGTGGTGCTGATCGGCACGGATCTGCCGGGGCTGGAATGCCGCGATCTGACCAAGGCGCTGGCGCTCCTGCAGGCTGCCCCCCTCGTGATCGGTCCGGCCACGGACGGGGGCTACTGGTTGATCGGGATGAACCGCGCCGGCTTCCAGCGGGCGGGAACCCGGCTGATGAGCGGAATCGCCTGGGGCGGAGCCGAGGTGCTGGCGCAGACCCTGACGCGGGCGGCGCTGCTCGATCTGCCGCCCCGTCTGCTGCGACCGCAGCGGGATCTGGACGACCATGCGGATCTGCTGGCCTGGTGGCGTGCGGTCGGTCACCCCGGCGCCCCGGTCCCGGGTGCCACCTGGGCATGA
- a CDS encoding GNAT family N-acetyltransferase, with product MSPPITPGEDAEATLLQGLYGPRHRFCPTPNPQLKVVLSLDREIDLVELEGICDAVGWSRRPLRRVRKALQNSLLCVGLWRHHPRLPRLIGFARCTGDGVIEATVWDVAVHPLYQGAGLGRQLMAYVLDELEQQGVERVSLFADPGVVGFYSSQGWQLEPLERRCAFWYAP from the coding sequence GTGAGCCCTCCGATCACCCCTGGGGAGGACGCGGAAGCCACGCTCCTGCAGGGCCTGTACGGGCCTCGGCATCGCTTCTGCCCGACGCCCAATCCCCAGTTGAAGGTGGTGCTCAGCCTCGATCGCGAGATCGATCTGGTGGAGCTCGAAGGCATCTGCGATGCGGTGGGCTGGAGCCGCCGGCCGCTCAGGCGGGTGCGCAAGGCGCTGCAGAACAGCCTGCTGTGTGTCGGTCTGTGGCGCCATCACCCGCGCCTGCCCCGGCTGATCGGCTTCGCCCGCTGCACCGGCGACGGTGTGATCGAGGCCACCGTGTGGGATGTGGCTGTGCATCCGCTGTATCAGGGGGCTGGGCTGGGCCGCCAGTTGATGGCCTACGTGCTCGACGAGCTCGAGCAGCAGGGGGTGGAGCGGGTGAGCCTGTTCGCCGATCCCGGTGTGGTGGGCTTCTATTCCTCCCAGGGCTGGCAGCTCGAACCGCTGGAGCGGCGCTGCGCCTTCTGGTATGCCCCCTGA